From Lagenorhynchus albirostris chromosome 15, mLagAlb1.1, whole genome shotgun sequence, one genomic window encodes:
- the METRN gene encoding meteorin isoform X2 produces the protein MPPPALLCALCFGLLATAARAGYSEDRCSWRGSGLTQEPGSVGQLALACAEGGIEWLYPAGALRLTLGGSDPGVRPGIACLRPARPFAGAQVFAERAGGVLELLLAEGPGPAGGRCVRWGPRERRALFLQATPHPDISRRVASFRFELREDGRPELPPQAHGLSADVVHGTIHGVAHNTELQESVITVAAARVLRQTLPLFRVGGPGGQAQASIRTPLHCGVHPGPGTFLFMGWSRFGEAWLGCAPRFQEFSRAYTAAHADHLHPCEVVLD, from the exons ATGCCGCCCCCGGCGCTGCTCTGCGCCCTTTGCTTCGGCCTCTTGGCCACGGCCGCCCGCGCCGGCTACTCGGAGGACCGCTGCAGCTGGAGGGGCAG CGGCCTGACCCAGGAGCCCGGCAGCGTGGGACAGCTCGCCCTGGCCTGTGCGGAGGGCGGGATCGAGTGGCTGTACCCGGCCGGGGCGCTGCGCCTCACCCTGGGCGGCTCCGACCCCGGCGTGCGGCCCGGCATCGCCTGCCTGCGGCCGGCGCGGCCCTTCGCAGGCGCCCAAGTCTTCGCGGAGCGGGCGGGCGGCGTGCTGGAGCTGCTGCTGGCCGAGGGCCCAGGCCCGGCCGGGGGCCGATGCGTGCGCTGGGGTCCCCGCGAGCGCCGGGCCCTCTTCCTGCAGGCCACCCCGCATCCCGACATCAGCCGTCGCGTGGCCTCCTTCCGTTTCGAACTGCGGGAGGACGGGCGTCCAGAGCTGCCTCCGCAGGCCCACGGCCTCAGTGCGGATG TGGTCCATGGAACCATCCACGGGGTTGCCCATAACACAGAGCTGCAGGAGTCTGTCATCACCGTGGCCGCCGCCCGTGTCCTCCGCCAGACATTGCCGCTGTTCCGGGTGGGGGGCCCTGGGGGCCAGGCGCAGGCCTCCATTCGCACCCCACTGCACTGTGGCGTCCACCCTGGCCCTGGCACCTTCCTCTTCATGGGCTGGAGCCGCTTCGGTGAGGCCTGGCTGGGCTGTGCACCCCGCTTCCAGGAATTCAGCCGTGCCTACACGGCTGCCCATGCTGACCACCTCCACCCCTGTGAGGTGGTGCTGGACTGA
- the METRN gene encoding meteorin isoform X1 has translation MPPPALLCALCFGLLATAARAGYSEDRCSWRGSGLTQEPGSVGQLALACAEGGIEWLYPAGALRLTLGGSDPGVRPGIACLRPARPFAGAQVFAERAGGVLELLLAEGPGPAGGRCVRWGPRERRALFLQATPHPDISRRVASFRFELREDGRPELPPQAHGLSADGACRPCSDAELLLAVCTSDFVVHGTIHGVAHNTELQESVITVAAARVLRQTLPLFRVGGPGGQAQASIRTPLHCGVHPGPGTFLFMGWSRFGEAWLGCAPRFQEFSRAYTAAHADHLHPCEVVLD, from the exons ATGCCGCCCCCGGCGCTGCTCTGCGCCCTTTGCTTCGGCCTCTTGGCCACGGCCGCCCGCGCCGGCTACTCGGAGGACCGCTGCAGCTGGAGGGGCAG CGGCCTGACCCAGGAGCCCGGCAGCGTGGGACAGCTCGCCCTGGCCTGTGCGGAGGGCGGGATCGAGTGGCTGTACCCGGCCGGGGCGCTGCGCCTCACCCTGGGCGGCTCCGACCCCGGCGTGCGGCCCGGCATCGCCTGCCTGCGGCCGGCGCGGCCCTTCGCAGGCGCCCAAGTCTTCGCGGAGCGGGCGGGCGGCGTGCTGGAGCTGCTGCTGGCCGAGGGCCCAGGCCCGGCCGGGGGCCGATGCGTGCGCTGGGGTCCCCGCGAGCGCCGGGCCCTCTTCCTGCAGGCCACCCCGCATCCCGACATCAGCCGTCGCGTGGCCTCCTTCCGTTTCGAACTGCGGGAGGACGGGCGTCCAGAGCTGCCTCCGCAGGCCCACGGCCTCAGTGCGGATG GTGCCTGCAGACCCTGCAGTGATGCCGAGCTCCTCTTGGCCGTGTGCACCAGTGACTTTG TGGTCCATGGAACCATCCACGGGGTTGCCCATAACACAGAGCTGCAGGAGTCTGTCATCACCGTGGCCGCCGCCCGTGTCCTCCGCCAGACATTGCCGCTGTTCCGGGTGGGGGGCCCTGGGGGCCAGGCGCAGGCCTCCATTCGCACCCCACTGCACTGTGGCGTCCACCCTGGCCCTGGCACCTTCCTCTTCATGGGCTGGAGCCGCTTCGGTGAGGCCTGGCTGGGCTGTGCACCCCGCTTCCAGGAATTCAGCCGTGCCTACACGGCTGCCCATGCTGACCACCTCCACCCCTGTGAGGTGGTGCTGGACTGA
- the ANTKMT gene encoding adenine nucleotide translocase lysine N-methyltransferase isoform X2: MEQDDPAEALTELRERRLGALELLQVAAGSGLVTYAVWALLLQPGFRRVPLRLQVPYVGASARQVEHVLSLLRGRPGKMVDLGSGDGRIVLAAHKCGLRPAVGYELNPWLVGLAWLHAWRAGCAGNVSYRRENLWKLPLLEDKLQAELPAGARVVSGRFPLPTWQPVAVLGEGLDRVWAYDVHSGGPAGQAVPGPSSASVPGAPNSQVG, from the exons ATGGAGCAGGACGACCCGGCCGAGGCGTTGACGGAGCTGCGCGAGCGGCGGCTAGGCGCGTTGGAGCTGCTGCAGGTGGCGGCGGGCTCGGGCCTGGTCACCTACGCCGTGTGGGCGCTGCTGCTGCAGCCGGGCTTCCGCCGCGTGCCGCTGCGGCTGCAG GTGCCTTATGTTGGCGCGAGTGCCAGGCAGGTGGAGCACGTGTTGTCGTTGCTGCGAGGCCGTCCAGGAAAGATGGTGGATCTGGGCTCTGGCGACGGCAGGATT GTGCTGGCTGCCCACAAGTGCGGTCTCCGCCCAGCTGTGGGCTATGAGCTAAACCCGTGGCTGGTGGGGCTGGCGTGGCTGCATGCCTGGAGGGCAGGATGTGCGGGCAATGTCAGCTACCGCCGTGAGAACCTCTGGAAG CTTCCACTGCTGGAGGACAAGCTACAGGCAGAGTTGCCTGCAGGAGCCCGAGTGGTGTCTGggcgcttccccctccccacctggcaACCTGTGGCTGTACTGGGTGAGGGCCTGGACCGCGTCTGGGCCTATGATGTCCACAGTGGTGGGCCAGCTGGGCAGGCTGTCCCAGGGCCTAGTTCTGCCTCCGTACCTGGAGCCCCCAATTCTCAGGTTGGCTGA
- the ANTKMT gene encoding adenine nucleotide translocase lysine N-methyltransferase isoform X1, which translates to MEQDDPAEALTELRERRLGALELLQVAAGSGLVTYAVWALLLQPGFRRVPLRLQVPYVGASARQVEHVLSLLRGRPGKMVDLGSGDGRIVLAAHKCGLRPAVGYELNPWLVGLAWLHAWRAGCAGNVSYRRENLWKVSLRDCHNVSVFLAPSVLPLLEDKLQAELPAGARVVSGRFPLPTWQPVAVLGEGLDRVWAYDVHSGGPAGQAVPGPSSASVPGAPNSQVG; encoded by the exons ATGGAGCAGGACGACCCGGCCGAGGCGTTGACGGAGCTGCGCGAGCGGCGGCTAGGCGCGTTGGAGCTGCTGCAGGTGGCGGCGGGCTCGGGCCTGGTCACCTACGCCGTGTGGGCGCTGCTGCTGCAGCCGGGCTTCCGCCGCGTGCCGCTGCGGCTGCAG GTGCCTTATGTTGGCGCGAGTGCCAGGCAGGTGGAGCACGTGTTGTCGTTGCTGCGAGGCCGTCCAGGAAAGATGGTGGATCTGGGCTCTGGCGACGGCAGGATT GTGCTGGCTGCCCACAAGTGCGGTCTCCGCCCAGCTGTGGGCTATGAGCTAAACCCGTGGCTGGTGGGGCTGGCGTGGCTGCATGCCTGGAGGGCAGGATGTGCGGGCAATGTCAGCTACCGCCGTGAGAACCTCTGGAAG GTGAGCCTGAGGGACTGCCACAATGTGTCTGTGTTCCTGGCTCCTAGCGTG CTTCCACTGCTGGAGGACAAGCTACAGGCAGAGTTGCCTGCAGGAGCCCGAGTGGTGTCTGggcgcttccccctccccacctggcaACCTGTGGCTGTACTGGGTGAGGGCCTGGACCGCGTCTGGGCCTATGATGTCCACAGTGGTGGGCCAGCTGGGCAGGCTGTCCCAGGGCCTAGTTCTGCCTCCGTACCTGGAGCCCCCAATTCTCAGGTTGGCTGA
- the CCDC78 gene encoding coiled-coil domain-containing protein 78, translating into MSVRTHMVEQSALCEDNSNSSGTSIPCALSHTSPGWALLCTRGSIRVPDKCWGADLRFPDEEKETGKNGSPNTEAVLPRAETWLPGVPGGTPTWATNLETEVPSDLELSEEQRLQVCKELVDLQIKTHRLKEQHEAEIFELKSEVLWLESRVLELELHGEQAALAEANPGHRQALAQELGHKAWGQGHSDHHRLQAQPKDFLTAENEQQKLGHGPQGEVSRAPEQHRARQQALETRVAALGWQLQGAQEEARTAGQQLAAQTLVLSACRGQLHQAEAENARLQLQLKKLNEEYAIRLQHCARAVAEYADGAGPKPASTALRTFLETTLEDIRGAHHSREQQLARAARTYRKRLADLSQRHEELLAAHSVQQVLAEPNGAPRIPKATSGAATSDMEPPPLHMVTKFGHLREDQARLEKQLQKLQAQKEPNEASQGGPLEPQGLEAASWAQIRQKLQDFSRGTQVVGKTWPEALPHTVPRLMAYVPSFQAELERERAQLLVRATMAEEQLSELQEYVDQHLGRYKQEILRLRKLVGTGNPWKAGATPPAKPQHPRTCSR; encoded by the exons ATGAGTGTGCGAACCCACATGGTAGAGCAAAGCGCGCTGTGTGAGGACAACAGTAACAGCAGCGGCACCTCCATACCATGCGCGCTGTCCCACACCTCCCCAGGCTGGGCCCTTCTATGCACTCGTGGTTCCATCCGCGTCCCTGATAAATGCTGGGGTGCCGATCTGCGTTTCccagatgaggaaaaggaaacCGGAAAGAATGGATCGCCAAATACGGAAGCA GTTCTGCCGCGGGCCGAGACCTGGCTGCCAGGAGTCCCTGGGGGTACCCCAACCTGGGCCACCAACCTTGAGACAGAGGTTCCCTCAGATCTAGAGCTGAGTGAGGAGCAGCGGCTGCAG GTCTGCAAGGAGCTGGTGGACCTGCAGATCAAAACCCATCGCCTGAAGGAGCAACACGAAGCTGAAATCTTCGAGCTGAAGAGTGAG GTCCTGTGGCTGGAGAGCCGGGTGCTGGAGCTAGAACTGCACGGAGAGCAGGCAGCCCTAGCAGAAGCTAATCCGGGGCACCGCCAGGCACTGGCACAGGAGCTTGGGCACaaggcctgggggcagggacaCTCCGACCACCACAGACTCCAG GCACAGCCCAAGGACTTCCTGACAGCTGAGAACGAGCAGCAGAAGCTGGGGCATGGT CCGCAGGGAGAAGTAAGTCGGGCGCCAGAGCAGCACAGGGCTCGGCAGCAGGCACTGGAGACGCGTGT GGCAGCCCTGGGCTGGCAGCTGCAAGGAGCTCAGGAGGAGGCCAGGACAGCTGGGCAGCAACTGGCTGCACAAACCTTG GTATTGTCTGCCTGCCGGGGCCAGCTCCACCAGGCTGAAGCAGAGAACGCCCGGCTGCAGCTGCAACTCAAGAAGCTGAACGAGGAGTACGCCATCCGACTGCAGCACTGCGCCCGAGCCGTGGCT GAGTATGCAGATGGTGCAGGCCCAAAGCCTGCATCCACAGCCCTTCGGACATTCCTGGAAACCACTCTGGAGGACATTCGGGGGGCACATCACAGCCGTGAGCAACAGCTGGCCCGGGCTGCTCGCACCTACCGCAAGCGCCTGGCAGATCTGAGTCAGAGGCACGAGGAGCTGCTGGCTGCCCACAG TGTGCAACAGGTGCTGGCGGAGCCCAACGGGGCACCCAGGATCCCCAAGGCTACCTCTGGTGCAGCCACCTCAGACATGGAGCCGCCGCCCCTGCACATGGTCACCAAATTCGGCCACCTGAGGGAGGACCAGGCTAGGCTGGAGAAGCAGCTCCAGAAGCTCCAGGCCCAG AAAGAACCCAATGAAGCCTCTCAGGGGGGCCCATTAGAGCCACA GGGCCTGGAAGCTGCATCCTGGGCCCAGATCCGCCAGAAGCTACAGGACTTCTCCCGTGGCACCCAGGTAGTGGGCAAAACCTGGCCAGAGGCCCTTCCTCACACTGTGCCCAGGCTCATGGCTTATGTTCCCTCATTCCAGGCAGAGCTGGAAAGGGAGAGAGCACAGCTGCTAGTCCGAGCCACGATGGCTGAGGAGCAACTTTCTGAGCTACAAGAGTATGTGGACCAGCACCTGGGCAG GTACAAGCAGGAGATCCTGAGGCTGAGGAAACTGGTGGGTACAGGGAACCCCTGGAAAGCGGGGGCCACACCTCCAGCCAAGCCGCAGCACCCAAGGACTTGCAGTCGTTAG